The sequence GGAGAACTACGCGACAGTCCTCACCGACCCGACGTTCTGGAACTCGTTCGGCATCACGTGGCTGTTCGTCGCGACGAGCGTCACGTTGAAACTCGTCTTGAGCATCAGCATCGCGCTCGTCGTCACCGGCAAGCGCGTGCGGGGCAAGCGCTTCATGCGCTCGCTCATCATCCTGCCGATGGGCCTGCCGGCCATCTTCACCATCACGGTGTGGCGCGGCATCTTCAGCTCCGCGGAGTTCGGCCTCGCAAACCAGGTGCTTCGTTCGCTCGGCATGGGAACGGTCTCGTGGCTCAGCGAGCGGTGGATGGCGTTCGTCGCCTACAACATCACCGAGGCGTGGCTCGCCTACCCGTTCATGGTCATCATCACCGTCAGCGCCCTGCAGGACGTGCCGGACGAACTGCACGAGGCGGCGATGGTCGACGGCGCGAGCTACCTCTCTCGGTTCTTCCACGTGACGCTCCCGTCGATAAAGCGACCGGTGCTCTTCGCGTCGATTCTGACGGCGGCGGCGTCGTTCCAGCAGTTCCTCATCCCCTACGTGTTCAACGAGGGCGGACCGGCGCGGGCGAACGAGCTCATCGTCGTCTACGGCTACCGTGAGGCGTTCTCCTTCGCCGCCTACGGCGAGGGGGCGGCCATCTCCATCATCGCCGTCGCGTTCATCGGCGCGTTCATGTGGCTGAACGTCAAGCGCGGCCGACTCGCAGACGGGGTGAGCGACTCGTGAGCCTCCTGAGCGGCATCGCCCGCAAACTGAAGGAGGACACCCGGAACGTCGCCATGACGCCGGTCGAGACGGCCCGCGACGCGAAGTACACCGTCGAGGGCGTCCGCCGGGGGGAGATTCCGCCGTCGAAACCGCTGAAAACGGTCGGGTCGACGCTCGGCGCGCTCGTGCTCGTCGCCGGGCTGATGTTCCCCATCTACTGGATTCTGATGGCGGCGCTCTCCGGTTCGGGCGGCTCCATCTACTCGTCGGGCGGACTCCGGTTGCTCCCGGAGAACCCGTCGCTGCAGCCGTTCATCTGGGTCATCGGCGACCTCATCGTCCCCGGCTACTCCATCAGTCTCAACGTTCCGTTGAGCGACCTCGCGGTCGTGTTCAACACGCCGGAGATAACGTTCCTCGACGCCTCCGACTACGGCGTCGACCGCCCGTCGGAGTTCAAGCAGTTCTTCTGGAACAGCCTCACCGTCTCGATTCCGACGGTCATCATCGCGATGTGTCTCATCGTGCCGGCGTCGTACGCGCTGTCGCGCCGCGAGTTCATCTTCCGCCGGAAGATTCTGTTCACCTACGTCCTGTTGACGCAGGTCGGCGGCGGACTCGGCATCGCGCTGCTCATCGGTCTGTACGCGGTGTACGTCCAGGTCGGACTCAACGACAGCAAACTCGCGCTCGCCGTCTACTACGCGGCGACGGCGGTGCCGTTCAACACGTGGCTCTTGAAGACGTACATGGACGGCATCCCCGTCTCCTACGAGGAGGCGGCCGTCGTCGACGGCGCGCCGCCGTGGCGCGTCGTCACGGAGGTCATCGTCCCGCTGTCGGCGGCGGGGCTGGCGACCGTGTTCATCTTCGTCTTCCTGACGGGGTGGACGGAGTTCGTCGTCGCGCAGACGCTGC is a genomic window of Haloprofundus halophilus containing:
- a CDS encoding carbohydrate ABC transporter permease, yielding MSTVSRVASRVEDVPFLDKRDASLLFVLPGLFVFSAFMLFPVLYLVGISFTNAEPGNLFAGEGALAVLTFGEATFVGLENYATVLTDPTFWNSFGITWLFVATSVTLKLVLSISIALVVTGKRVRGKRFMRSLIILPMGLPAIFTITVWRGIFSSAEFGLANQVLRSLGMGTVSWLSERWMAFVAYNITEAWLAYPFMVIITVSALQDVPDELHEAAMVDGASYLSRFFHVTLPSIKRPVLFASILTAAASFQQFLIPYVFNEGGPARANELIVVYGYREAFSFAAYGEGAAISIIAVAFIGAFMWLNVKRGRLADGVSDS
- a CDS encoding sugar ABC transporter permease, encoding MSLLSGIARKLKEDTRNVAMTPVETARDAKYTVEGVRRGEIPPSKPLKTVGSTLGALVLVAGLMFPIYWILMAALSGSGGSIYSSGGLRLLPENPSLQPFIWVIGDLIVPGYSISLNVPLSDLAVVFNTPEITFLDASDYGVDRPSEFKQFFWNSLTVSIPTVIIAMCLIVPASYALSRREFIFRRKILFTYVLLTQVGGGLGIALLIGLYAVYVQVGLNDSKLALAVYYAATAVPFNTWLLKTYMDGIPVSYEEAAVVDGAPPWRVVTEVIVPLSAAGLATVFIFVFLTGWTEFVVAQTLLGTDNYTLPVGLFSLISEYSIPWARFSAFALTFAAPIMLVYLFAQRYIEGGLSFSGMEG